In one window of Methanoculleus thermophilus DNA:
- a CDS encoding iron ABC transporter substrate-binding protein: MSKSHYAGSLAAAVLAALVLATFTAGCTGTEAAQSGVGETNTVTDGFGRTVAVPSPPESVVCSGSGCLRYLVYLQGQDLVVGVDDIEKKDQAIEGRPYALAYGAQFKGLPLIGEFRGKDDPEKILGIGPEVIFKTGSSGTAYATSAAEADKLQERTGIPVVAFAYGSLRNDAEKAEMYEGLRVMGRVIGKEERAEEVIAYIEATIADLETRTGDIPEDERKTVYVGGVSYAGAHGIISTEPAYPPFLWVNAENVAAGLGTAHADVAKEALVDWDPEYLFIDVGTTQMDGGGAIGELKNDPALQGLTAAKEGRVYGVLPYNFYSTNYETVLANAYFIGKTLYPDRFEDIDPKEKADEIYTFFIGKPVFSEHNSQYRDLGFGKIPL; encoded by the coding sequence ATGTCAAAATCCCATTACGCTGGATCTCTCGCGGCCGCGGTGCTCGCGGCCCTCGTTCTTGCGACCTTCACCGCCGGGTGCACCGGCACCGAGGCCGCACAAAGCGGCGTCGGGGAGACGAACACGGTCACCGATGGCTTCGGCCGGACCGTCGCCGTCCCGTCGCCACCAGAGAGCGTCGTCTGCTCTGGCTCCGGGTGCCTGCGCTACCTCGTCTACCTGCAGGGCCAGGACCTCGTCGTCGGCGTCGATGATATCGAGAAGAAAGATCAGGCCATCGAAGGCCGCCCCTACGCCCTCGCTTACGGCGCACAGTTCAAGGGTCTTCCCCTGATCGGCGAGTTCCGGGGCAAGGACGACCCCGAAAAGATCCTGGGGATCGGGCCGGAGGTCATCTTCAAGACCGGGTCTTCCGGGACGGCATACGCCACAAGTGCCGCCGAGGCCGACAAACTCCAAGAGAGGACCGGGATCCCGGTCGTGGCGTTCGCATACGGCTCGCTCCGAAACGACGCCGAGAAGGCAGAGATGTACGAAGGGCTCCGGGTGATGGGCAGGGTCATCGGGAAGGAAGAGCGGGCGGAAGAGGTGATCGCCTACATCGAAGCGACGATCGCCGACCTCGAAACCCGGACCGGCGACATCCCCGAGGATGAACGAAAGACTGTCTATGTCGGCGGGGTCTCCTATGCCGGCGCCCACGGGATCATCTCGACAGAGCCCGCCTACCCGCCGTTTCTCTGGGTGAACGCAGAGAACGTCGCGGCCGGCCTCGGCACGGCACATGCCGACGTTGCAAAAGAGGCCCTCGTCGACTGGGACCCCGAGTATCTCTTCATCGACGTCGGCACGACCCAGATGGACGGCGGCGGGGCAATCGGCGAACTGAAGAACGATCCCGCGCTGCAGGGCCTCACCGCCGCAAAGGAAGGCCGGGTCTACGGCGTCCTCCCGTACAACTTCTACAGCACAAACTACGAGACCGTGCTTGCCAACGCCTACTTCATCGGAAAGACCCTCTACCCCGACCGGTTCGAGGATATCGACCCAAAGGAGAAGGCGGACGAGATCTATACCTTCTTCATCGGAAAGCCGGTCTTTAGCGAGCACAACAGCCAGTACCGAGACCTCGGGTTTGGAAAGATCCCGCTGTAA